From the genome of Azospira restricta, one region includes:
- the rplT gene encoding 50S ribosomal protein L20 — protein sequence MPRVKRGVTARARHKKILVQAKGYRGRRKNVYRIAKQAVMKAGQYAYRDRRQRKRQFRSLWIARINAAARELGLKYSTLMNGLKKAQIEVDRKVLADLAVFDKAAFAAIANQAKASLGA from the coding sequence ATGCCCCGAGTCAAACGTGGTGTAACGGCGCGTGCGCGCCACAAGAAGATTCTCGTTCAGGCCAAAGGCTATCGCGGCCGCCGCAAGAACGTATACCGCATCGCCAAACAGGCGGTGATGAAGGCCGGTCAGTATGCCTACCGTGACCGCCGTCAACGCAAGCGCCAGTTCCGTTCGCTGTGGATCGCCCGTATCAACGCGGCTGCCCGCGAACTGGGCCTGAAGTACAGCACCCTGATGAACGGCCTGAAGAAGGCGCAGATCGAAGTCGACCGCAAGGTGCTGGCCGATCTGGCCGTCTTCGACAAGGCTGCGTTCGCGGCGATCGCGAACCAGGCCAAGGCCAGCCTCGGCGCCTGA
- a CDS encoding integration host factor subunit alpha: MTLTKAELADLLFEKVGLNKREAKDMVEAFFEEIRNALERGDGVKLSGFGNFQLRDKPQRPGRNPKTGEEIPITARRVVTFHASQKLKSEVEEFYRGTQS, encoded by the coding sequence ATGACGCTGACAAAGGCAGAACTCGCCGACCTGTTGTTCGAAAAAGTCGGTTTGAACAAGCGTGAAGCCAAGGACATGGTCGAAGCCTTCTTCGAGGAGATCCGCAACGCGCTCGAGCGCGGCGACGGCGTCAAGCTGTCCGGCTTCGGCAACTTCCAGCTGCGCGACAAGCCGCAACGCCCCGGTCGCAACCCGAAGACCGGCGAGGAAATTCCCATCACCGCCCGCCGCGTGGTCACCTTCCACGCCAGCCAGAAACTGAAGTCCGAGGTGGAAGAGTTCTACCGTGGAACCCAATCCTAA
- the nfsB gene encoding oxygen-insensitive NAD(P)H nitroreductase — MDIARIATTRHTCKAYDPSRKVPAEQVEQLKTLLRYAPSSVNSQPWHFFIAETDAAKARIARSTPEGSPYAANLPKVKNASHVVVLCARTDVDDAHVAALLAQEEKDGRFPTPEGKEMQNKGRNFYVGLHRSDPQDMQAWTQKQVYLALGTLLLGAATLGIDATPIEGFAPRALDEELGLAEKGLKSVVLVALGYRSAEDFNAQLPKSRLAAESVISAL; from the coding sequence ATGGACATCGCCCGCATCGCCACCACCCGCCATACCTGCAAGGCCTACGATCCCAGCCGCAAGGTCCCGGCCGAGCAGGTCGAGCAGCTGAAGACGCTGCTGCGCTACGCGCCCTCCTCCGTCAATTCGCAACCTTGGCACTTCTTCATTGCCGAGACGGACGCTGCAAAGGCGCGCATCGCCAGATCGACCCCGGAAGGATCTCCCTACGCCGCCAACCTGCCCAAGGTGAAGAATGCCTCGCACGTCGTCGTACTCTGCGCCCGCACGGATGTCGATGACGCGCACGTCGCCGCCTTGCTCGCGCAGGAGGAAAAGGACGGCCGCTTCCCGACCCCGGAAGGCAAGGAAATGCAGAACAAGGGCCGCAACTTCTACGTCGGACTGCACCGCAGCGACCCGCAGGACATGCAGGCCTGGACGCAGAAGCAGGTCTACCTCGCTCTCGGCACCCTGCTGCTCGGCGCGGCCACGCTCGGCATCGACGCCACCCCGATCGAGGGCTTCGCCCCCCGGGCACTGGATGAGGAACTCGGCCTGGCCGAAAAAGGACTGAAGAGCGTGGTGCTGGTCGCGCTCGGCTACCGCAGCGCGGAGGACTTCAATGCGCAGCTGCCGAAGTCGCGCTTGGCGGCGGAATCGGTTATTTCCGCGCTCTGA
- the pheS gene encoding phenylalanine--tRNA ligase subunit alpha, translating to MQNLDAIVNEACGAFAATSDPDALEQVKARYLGKAGQITELLKGLGKLPPEEKKTAGAAINRAKEAVEAALNARREAIKLAALEARLAEEALDVTLPGRGETRGGLHPVTRTLERIEGLFRSIGFEVADGPEIETDFHNFTALNTPDDHPARSMHDTFYLQGEDGKPAEGILLRTHTSPIQVRYMQQHVEKYKHLETMPEIRVIAPGRVYRVDSDATHSPMFHQVEGLWIGENVSFADLKGVVADFLRRFFESDDLQVRFRPSFFPFTEPSAEIDVAFMSGALKGRWLEIAGCGMVHPNVLRHVGIDPERYIGFAFGMGPDRLTMLRYGVNDLRLFFDGDLRFLRQFV from the coding sequence ATGCAGAATCTCGACGCCATCGTCAACGAAGCCTGCGGCGCTTTCGCCGCGACCAGCGACCCGGATGCGCTGGAACAGGTCAAGGCCCGCTACCTGGGCAAGGCCGGCCAGATCACCGAACTCCTGAAGGGCCTCGGCAAGCTGCCGCCCGAGGAGAAGAAGACCGCCGGCGCCGCCATCAATCGCGCCAAGGAAGCGGTCGAGGCCGCGCTCAACGCGCGCCGCGAGGCGATCAAGCTCGCCGCCCTCGAAGCCCGCCTCGCCGAGGAAGCGCTCGACGTGACGCTGCCCGGCCGCGGCGAAACGCGCGGCGGCCTGCACCCGGTGACGCGCACGCTGGAGCGTATCGAGGGCCTGTTCCGCTCGATCGGCTTCGAGGTCGCCGACGGCCCCGAGATCGAGACCGATTTCCACAACTTCACCGCGCTGAACACGCCCGACGACCATCCTGCGCGTTCGATGCACGATACCTTCTACCTGCAGGGCGAGGACGGCAAGCCCGCCGAAGGCATCCTGCTGCGCACGCACACCAGCCCGATCCAGGTGCGCTACATGCAGCAGCACGTGGAAAAGTACAAGCACCTGGAGACGATGCCCGAGATCCGCGTCATCGCGCCGGGCCGCGTCTATCGCGTGGATTCGGATGCCACGCATTCGCCGATGTTCCACCAGGTCGAGGGCCTGTGGATCGGCGAGAACGTCAGCTTCGCCGACCTCAAGGGCGTGGTCGCCGATTTCCTGCGCCGCTTCTTCGAGAGCGACGATCTGCAGGTGCGCTTCCGCCCGTCGTTCTTCCCGTTCACCGAGCCGTCGGCCGAGATCGACGTCGCCTTCATGAGCGGTGCGCTGAAGGGCCGCTGGCTGGAGATCGCCGGCTGCGGCATGGTGCATCCGAACGTGCTGCGCCACGTCGGCATCGACCCCGAGAGGTACATCGGCTTCGCCTTCGGCATGGGGCCCGACCGCCTGACCATGCTGCGCTACGGCGTTAACGACCTGCGTCTCTTCTTCGACGGCGACCTGCGCTTCCTGCGCCAGTTCGTCTGA
- a CDS encoding hydrolase: MNPTATPYVSTYLGHRFHPAAPSIDDVHIEDIAHGLAFQCRFNGQTRAFYSVAQHSLLVAGLVPARLRLAALLHDAAEAYLGDMVKPLKALFPEFSRLEEGVMAIIGERFGVAGFAAPAIKRADLIALATEKRDLLPHSSEAWASLSGITPVPARIQPLAPHEAKATFLERFRELSCATPRREPVAQCA, from the coding sequence ATGAACCCGACCGCCACCCCCTACGTTTCCACCTACCTGGGCCATCGCTTCCACCCCGCGGCGCCAAGCATCGACGACGTGCACATCGAGGACATCGCGCACGGTCTCGCCTTCCAGTGCCGCTTCAACGGGCAGACGCGCGCCTTCTATTCGGTGGCCCAGCACAGCCTGCTCGTTGCCGGCCTCGTCCCCGCCCGGCTGCGGCTGGCGGCGCTGCTGCACGACGCGGCCGAAGCCTACCTCGGCGACATGGTGAAGCCGCTGAAGGCGCTCTTCCCGGAATTCTCGCGGCTGGAGGAAGGCGTCATGGCGATCATCGGCGAACGCTTCGGCGTCGCCGGTTTCGCCGCCCCGGCGATCAAGCGCGCCGACCTGATCGCGCTCGCCACCGAAAAGCGCGACCTGCTGCCTCATTCGAGCGAAGCATGGGCCAGCCTCAGCGGAATCACGCCGGTTCCCGCGCGCATCCAGCCGCTGGCGCCGCACGAGGCGAAGGCGACCTTCCTCGAACGCTTCCGCGAGCTGTCCTGCGCGACGCCACGGCGCGAGCCGGTCGCGCAGTGCGCCTGA
- the pheT gene encoding phenylalanine--tRNA ligase subunit beta, which yields MKFSESWLRTFVNPALSGEELSHLLTMAGLEVEEEETVAPAFNDVIVAQVLEVAKHPDADRLNVCQVDIGSGTPQQIVCGAPNVAAGLKVPCALPGAKLPGDFAIKVAKVRGIESSGMLCSAKELGIAEDAAGLLVLPADAPVGASIRDYLDLDDRLLTLKLTPNRADCLSLTGIAREVSALTGTPATYVDVPAVPASVDAVRPIVLDAPAACPRYCGRIVRGVNAKAPTPEWMKRRIERSGIRSISALVDITNYVMLELGQPLHAFDNAKLSGTVHARMAKSGEKLLLLNEQTIPVDADVLMIADDEKPLAMAGIMGGEESGITLETTDLFLESAYFAPTAIAGRARRYGFGSDASHRFERGVDFGGTRNAIERATQLILDICGGQAGPLVEAQAELPARKPVRLRVARVAKVLGVPFAAEAIADLFSRLGLPFVREGEDFVVTPPSYRFDIEIEEDLIEEVVRLYGYDNIPAPAPQGALAMLPQTESARPLSRIRQVLADAGYQEVVNFAFVEEGWEADFSGNADPIRLANPIASQMGVMRSTLFGGLLANLATNLKRKQNRVRVFETGRCFLRDATGGPVAGFNQPWRLSGLAYGGALPEQWGAPARNVDFFDVKGDLEALLAPRVARFEKVAHPALHPGRAARIVLDGRAIGVVGELHPQWVQKYELPLPPVVFELDLDALKGASLPQYAEVSRYPAVIRDLAIVVDHGLELQALLDGLSTSRPALVQDIELFDVYTGKGVEPGKKSLAFRIVMQDTQRTLQDAEVDAAVQHLVAYLQDAFKAQLRV from the coding sequence ATGAAATTCTCGGAATCCTGGCTGCGCACTTTCGTGAACCCCGCCCTTTCGGGCGAGGAGCTGTCGCACCTCCTGACCATGGCCGGCCTCGAAGTCGAGGAGGAAGAAACCGTCGCCCCCGCGTTCAACGACGTCATCGTCGCGCAGGTGCTCGAAGTCGCGAAGCACCCCGACGCCGACCGCTTGAACGTGTGTCAGGTCGACATCGGCAGCGGCACGCCGCAGCAGATCGTCTGCGGTGCGCCGAACGTCGCCGCCGGCCTCAAGGTGCCGTGCGCGCTGCCCGGCGCCAAACTGCCCGGCGACTTCGCGATCAAGGTCGCCAAGGTGCGCGGCATCGAGTCGTCGGGCATGCTCTGCTCGGCCAAGGAGCTCGGCATCGCCGAGGATGCCGCCGGCCTGCTCGTGCTGCCGGCCGATGCGCCGGTAGGGGCCAGCATCCGCGATTACCTCGACCTCGACGACCGCCTGCTGACGCTGAAACTGACGCCGAACCGTGCCGACTGCCTGTCGCTGACCGGTATCGCGCGCGAAGTCTCGGCGCTGACCGGCACCCCGGCGACCTACGTCGACGTGCCCGCCGTTCCGGCCAGCGTCGACGCCGTTCGCCCCATCGTGCTCGACGCGCCGGCCGCCTGCCCGCGCTACTGCGGTCGCATCGTGCGCGGCGTGAACGCCAAGGCGCCGACGCCGGAATGGATGAAGCGCCGCATCGAGCGCTCCGGCATCCGCTCGATCTCGGCGCTGGTGGACATCACCAACTACGTCATGCTCGAACTCGGCCAGCCGCTGCATGCCTTCGACAACGCCAAGCTGTCCGGCACCGTGCATGCGCGCATGGCGAAATCCGGCGAGAAACTGCTGCTCCTGAATGAGCAGACGATCCCGGTCGACGCCGACGTGCTGATGATCGCCGACGACGAGAAGCCGCTGGCGATGGCCGGCATCATGGGCGGCGAGGAGAGCGGCATCACGCTCGAGACGACCGACCTGTTCCTCGAGTCGGCCTACTTCGCGCCGACCGCGATCGCCGGTCGCGCCCGCCGCTACGGCTTCGGCTCTGACGCGTCGCACCGCTTCGAGCGCGGCGTCGACTTCGGCGGCACGCGCAACGCGATCGAGCGTGCGACGCAGCTGATCCTCGACATCTGCGGCGGCCAGGCCGGCCCGCTGGTCGAGGCCCAGGCCGAGCTGCCGGCGCGCAAGCCGGTGCGCCTGCGCGTCGCCCGCGTCGCCAAGGTGCTCGGCGTGCCGTTCGCCGCCGAAGCCATCGCCGACCTGTTCTCCCGCCTCGGCCTGCCGTTCGTGCGCGAGGGCGAGGATTTCGTCGTCACGCCGCCGTCGTACCGCTTCGACATCGAGATCGAGGAAGATCTGATCGAGGAAGTCGTTCGCCTCTACGGCTACGACAACATCCCGGCGCCGGCGCCGCAGGGCGCGCTGGCGATGCTGCCGCAGACCGAGTCGGCGCGCCCGCTGTCGCGCATCCGCCAGGTGCTGGCCGACGCCGGCTACCAGGAAGTGGTCAACTTCGCCTTCGTCGAGGAGGGCTGGGAAGCCGACTTCTCCGGCAATGCCGACCCGATCCGCCTGGCCAACCCGATCGCCAGCCAGATGGGCGTGATGCGCTCGACGCTGTTCGGCGGGCTGCTCGCCAACCTCGCGACCAACCTCAAGCGCAAGCAGAACCGCGTGCGCGTGTTCGAGACCGGCCGCTGCTTCCTGCGCGACGCGACGGGCGGCCCGGTAGCCGGCTTCAACCAGCCGTGGCGCCTGTCCGGTCTCGCCTACGGCGGCGCACTGCCCGAGCAGTGGGGCGCGCCGGCGCGCAACGTCGACTTCTTCGACGTCAAGGGCGACCTCGAGGCGCTGCTCGCGCCGCGCGTCGCGCGCTTCGAAAAGGTCGCGCACCCGGCGCTGCACCCCGGCCGCGCCGCGCGCATCGTGCTCGACGGCCGCGCGATCGGCGTCGTCGGCGAACTGCATCCGCAGTGGGTGCAGAAGTACGAGCTGCCGCTGCCGCCGGTGGTCTTCGAACTCGATCTCGATGCGCTGAAGGGGGCCAGCCTGCCGCAGTACGCCGAAGTCTCGCGCTATCCCGCCGTCATTCGCGACCTGGCGATCGTCGTCGATCACGGACTCGAACTGCAGGCGCTTCTCGATGGTCTTTCGACCTCCCGGCCGGCCCTCGTTCAGGACATTGAACTGTTCGACGTGTACACCGGAAAAGGGGTCGAGCCGGGGAAGAAAAGTCTTGCTTTCCGTATAGTTATGCAAGATACTCAAAGGACTTTGCAAGACGCGGAAGTGGATGCCGCGGTGCAACATCTGGTCGCTTATCTGCAAGACGCCTTCAAGGCGCAACTCCGTGTCTGA
- the rpmI gene encoding 50S ribosomal protein L35, which yields MPKMKTKSGAKKRFKVRSSGGIKRSQAFKRHILTKKTTKSKRQLRGMTGVHDSDKAQVRAMMPYA from the coding sequence ATGCCCAAGATGAAGACCAAGAGCGGCGCCAAGAAGCGCTTCAAGGTCCGTTCGAGCGGCGGTATCAAGCGCTCGCAGGCGTTCAAGCGCCACATCCTGACCAAGAAAACCACCAAGTCGAAGCGCCAGCTGCGCGGCATGACCGGAGTCCACGATTCCGACAAGGCCCAGGTTCGCGCCATGATGCCCTACGCGTAA
- a CDS encoding MerR family transcriptional regulator, which yields MEPNPKDISSDALPPIPAKRYFTIGEVSELCGVKPHVLRYWEQEFTQLKPVKRRGNRRYYQHHEVLLVRRIRELLYNQGFTISGARNRLDEGAHAEAPPAAATALSPERLRAELASVIELLRV from the coding sequence GTGGAACCCAATCCTAAAGACATCAGCAGCGACGCGCTGCCGCCGATTCCGGCGAAGCGCTACTTCACCATCGGTGAGGTCAGCGAACTGTGCGGCGTCAAGCCGCACGTGCTGCGCTACTGGGAGCAGGAATTCACGCAGCTGAAGCCGGTCAAGCGGCGCGGCAACCGCCGCTACTACCAGCACCACGAAGTGCTGCTGGTGCGCCGCATCCGCGAGCTGCTGTACAACCAGGGCTTCACCATCAGCGGCGCGCGCAACCGGCTCGACGAGGGCGCGCATGCCGAAGCGCCGCCGGCCGCCGCCACCGCGCTGTCGCCGGAGCGGCTGCGCGCCGAGTTGGCCAGCGTCATCGAGCTGCTGCGCGTTTGA
- the thrS gene encoding threonine--tRNA ligase, producing MPVITLPDGSKREFAQAVTVAEVAQSIGAGLARAALAGKVGDRIVDTSFIITQDSDLAIITDRDADGLEIIRHSTAHLLAYAVKELFPEAQVTIGPTVENGFYYDFAYSRPFTPEDLAAIEKRMGELAKRDIPVAREVWKRDEAVQFFLGLGEKYKAELIAAIPADQEVSLYREGDFIDLCRGPHVPSTGKLKAFKLMKVAGAYWRGDSKNEQLQRIYGTAWAKKEDLDAYLHMLEEAEKRDHRKVGRHLDLFHMQDEAPGLVFWHPKGWAVWQEIEQYMRRVYRDNGYQEVRCPQILDRTLWEKSGHWDNYKDNMFTTASENRDYAIKPMNCPGHVQVFNAGLRSYRELPLRYGEFGSCHRNEPSGALHGLMRVRGFVQDDGHIFCTEDQIQSEVTAFNDIVRNVYADFGFTDIAVKLALRPEKRVGSDEVWDKAEAALREALRVSGLDWEELPGEGAFYGPKIEFHIKDAIGRSWQCGTMQVDFSMPARLGAEYVAEDNARKTPVMLHRAVLGSLERFIGILIENFSGAFPLWLAPVQAVVLNISEKQADYAEHVAQMLRNAGIRAESDLRNEKITYKIREHSLNRLPYQLVVGDKEKEAGLVAVRTRGGQDLGQMPVEALVERLLSEVAARSGTA from the coding sequence ATGCCGGTCATTACTCTGCCTGATGGTTCGAAACGGGAATTTGCGCAAGCCGTAACGGTGGCCGAGGTCGCGCAAAGCATTGGCGCCGGTCTGGCGCGGGCGGCACTGGCCGGCAAGGTTGGCGACAGGATCGTCGACACCAGCTTCATCATCACGCAAGACAGCGACCTCGCGATCATCACCGACCGCGATGCCGACGGCCTCGAAATCATCCGTCACTCGACTGCCCATCTGCTGGCCTATGCGGTCAAGGAGCTGTTCCCCGAGGCGCAGGTCACCATCGGTCCGACGGTGGAGAACGGCTTCTACTACGACTTCGCCTACTCGCGGCCGTTTACGCCGGAGGATCTGGCGGCGATCGAGAAGCGCATGGGCGAACTGGCCAAGCGCGACATCCCGGTCGCGCGCGAAGTGTGGAAGCGCGACGAGGCGGTCCAGTTCTTCCTTGGCCTGGGCGAGAAGTACAAGGCCGAGCTGATCGCGGCGATTCCCGCCGACCAGGAGGTTTCGCTCTACCGCGAAGGCGACTTCATCGACCTCTGCCGCGGCCCGCACGTGCCCTCGACCGGCAAGCTGAAGGCCTTCAAGCTGATGAAGGTGGCCGGCGCCTACTGGCGCGGCGACTCGAAGAACGAACAGCTGCAGCGCATCTACGGCACCGCCTGGGCGAAGAAGGAAGACCTCGACGCCTACCTGCACATGCTCGAGGAGGCCGAGAAGCGCGACCACCGCAAGGTCGGCCGCCACCTCGACCTGTTCCACATGCAGGACGAGGCGCCCGGCCTCGTCTTCTGGCACCCCAAGGGCTGGGCGGTGTGGCAGGAGATCGAGCAGTACATGCGCCGCGTCTACCGCGACAACGGCTACCAGGAAGTGCGCTGCCCGCAGATTCTCGACCGCACGCTGTGGGAGAAGTCGGGGCACTGGGATAACTACAAGGACAACATGTTCACGACGGCATCCGAGAATCGCGACTACGCGATCAAGCCGATGAACTGTCCCGGCCACGTGCAGGTGTTCAACGCCGGCCTGCGCTCCTACCGCGAGCTGCCGCTGCGCTACGGCGAGTTCGGCTCCTGTCATCGCAACGAGCCTTCCGGCGCGCTGCACGGTCTGATGCGCGTGCGCGGCTTCGTCCAGGACGACGGCCACATCTTCTGCACCGAGGACCAGATCCAGTCCGAGGTAACCGCCTTCAACGACATCGTCCGCAACGTCTATGCCGACTTCGGCTTCACCGACATCGCGGTGAAGCTCGCGCTGCGTCCCGAGAAGCGCGTCGGTTCCGACGAGGTCTGGGACAAGGCCGAGGCCGCGCTGCGCGAGGCGCTGCGCGTTTCCGGGCTGGACTGGGAGGAGTTGCCCGGCGAGGGCGCCTTCTACGGCCCGAAGATCGAATTCCACATCAAGGACGCGATCGGCCGCTCGTGGCAGTGCGGCACGATGCAGGTCGACTTCTCGATGCCGGCCCGCCTCGGTGCCGAGTACGTGGCCGAGGACAACGCGCGCAAGACGCCGGTGATGTTGCATCGCGCGGTGCTCGGCTCGCTCGAGCGCTTCATCGGCATCCTGATCGAGAACTTCTCGGGCGCCTTCCCGCTGTGGCTGGCGCCGGTGCAGGCGGTCGTGCTCAACATCTCCGAAAAACAGGCCGATTACGCCGAACATGTGGCGCAAATGCTACGGAATGCGGGCATCCGGGCCGAGTCGGATTTGCGCAACGAGAAAATTACCTATAAAATACGCGAACATAGCTTGAACCGGCTGCCTTACCAGCTTGTTGTCGGAGACAAGGAAAAGGAAGCCGGGCTGGTGGCCGTGCGCACACGCGGCGGCCAAGACCTCGGGCAGATGCCCGTCGAGGCCTTGGTCGAGCGACTTCTCAGTGAAGTCGCGGCGCGGAGTGGCACGGCTTAA
- the infC gene encoding translation initiation factor IF-3 yields the protein MALQKAHRVNEEINAPEVRLIGEDGEQVGVVSIRTAMQMAEEAEIDLVEIAPLAKPPVCRIMDYGKFKYQEAKKAHEAKLKQKQVQVKEIKLRPGTDENDYQIKLRNMTRFLEEGDKVKVTLRFRGREMAHQEFGMRQLERIKADLEAVGQVEQMPKMEGRQMIMIIAPSKKKP from the coding sequence ATAGCACTGCAGAAAGCGCATCGCGTTAACGAAGAGATTAACGCGCCGGAGGTCCGTCTGATTGGGGAAGACGGGGAGCAAGTCGGAGTCGTGAGTATCAGGACGGCCATGCAGATGGCCGAGGAAGCGGAGATTGATCTCGTCGAGATCGCCCCGCTCGCCAAGCCGCCTGTTTGCCGGATCATGGATTACGGCAAGTTCAAGTACCAGGAGGCGAAGAAGGCGCACGAAGCCAAGCTCAAGCAGAAGCAGGTGCAGGTCAAGGAAATCAAGCTCCGCCCGGGTACGGACGAGAACGATTACCAGATCAAGCTGCGGAACATGACGCGCTTCCTCGAGGAAGGCGACAAGGTCAAGGTGACCCTGCGCTTCCGGGGGCGCGAGATGGCGCACCAGGAATTCGGCATGCGCCAGCTGGAGCGGATCAAGGCCGACCTCGAGGCCGTCGGCCAGGTCGAGCAGATGCCGAAGATGGAAGGGCGGCAGATGATCATGATCATCGCGCCGTCGAAGAAGAAGCCGTAA